Proteins encoded together in one Urocitellus parryii isolate mUroPar1 chromosome 3, mUroPar1.hap1, whole genome shotgun sequence window:
- the Hnf1a gene encoding hepatocyte nuclear factor 1-alpha isoform X2 translates to MVAKLSQLQTELLAALLESGLSKEALIQALGEPGPYLLPGEGPLDKGEACGAGRGELAELPNGLGETRGSEDDTDDDGDDFTPPILKELENLSPEEAAHQKAVVETLLQEDPWRVAKMVKSYLQQHNIPQREVVDTTGLNQSHLSQHLNKGTPMKTQKRAALYTWYVRKQREVAQQFTHAGQGGLIEEPTGDELPTKKGRRNRFKWGPASQQILFQAYERQKNPSKEERETLVEECNRAECIQRGVSPSQAQGLGSNLVTEVRVYNWFANRRKEEAFRHKLAMDTYSGPPSGPGPGPALPAHSSPGLPPPALSPSKVHGVRYGQPATSEAAEVPSSSGGPLVTVSTPLHQVSPTGLEPSHSLLSTEAKLVSATGGPLPPVSTLTALHSLEQTSQGLNQQPQNLIMASLPGVMTIGSGEPASLGSTFTNTGASTLVIGLASTQAQSVPVINSMGSSLTTLQPVQFSQPLHPSYQQPLMSPVQSHVAQSPFMATMAQLQGPHALYSHKPEVAQYTHTGLLPQTMLITDTTNLSALASLTPTKQVFASDTDASSESGLHAPASPATTIHIPSQDPASIQHLQPAHRLSASPTVSASSLVLYQSSDSTNGHGHLLPSNHGVIETFISTQMASSSQ, encoded by the exons ATGGTGGCCAAGCTGAGCCAGCTGCAGACCGAGCTCCTGGCCGCGCTGCTCGAGTCGGGCCTGAGCAAGGAGGCGCTGATCCAGGCTCTGGGGGAGCCGGGGCCCTACCTGCTGCCTGGAGAGGGTCCCCTGGACAAGGGGGAGGCCTGCGGCGCCGGTCGAGGGGAGCTGGCTGAGCTGCCCAACGGGCTGGGGGAGACGCGGGGCTCCGAGGACGACACGGATGACGACGGGGACGACTTCACGCCGCCCATCCTCAAAGAGCTGGAGAACCTGAGCCCCGAGGAGGCGGCCCACCAGAAGGCCGTGGTGGAGACCCTTCTGCA GGAGGACCCATGGCGCGTGGCGAAGATGGTCAAGTCCTACCTGCAGCAGCACAATATCCCGCAGCGGGAGGTGGTGGACACCACGGGCCTCAACCAGTCCCACCTGTCGCAGCACCTCAACAAGGGCACCCCCATGAAGACGCAGAAGCGCGCGGCCCTGTACACCTGGTACGTCCGCAAGCAGCGAGAGGTGGCGCAGC AGTTCACCCATGCAGGGCAGGGTGGGCTGATTGAGGAGCCCACAGGTGACGAGCTGCCAACCAAGAAGGGGCGGAGGAACCGTTTCAAGTGGGGCCCAGCATCCCAGCAGATCCTGTTCCAGGCCTATGAGAGGCAAAAGAACCCCAGCAAGGAGGAgcgagagaccttggtggaggagTGCAACAG GGCGGAGTGCATCCAGAGGGGAGTGTCACCGTCGCAGGCACAGGGGCTGGGTTCCAACCTTGTCACGGAGGTGCGTGTCTACAATTGGTTTGCCAACCGGCGCAAAGAAGAAGCCTTTCGGCACAAGCTGGCCATGGACACGTACAGTGGGCCCCCATCGGGGCCAGGCCCAGGACCCGCGCTGCCTGCCCACAGCTCCCCTGGCCTGCCCCCACCCGCCCTCTCCCCCAGTAAGGTCCACG GCGTGCGCTATGGACAGCCTGCAACCAGTGAGGCAGCCGAGGTGCCCTCGAGCAGCGGTGGTCCCCTAGTGACAGTGTCCACCCCTTTGCACCAAGTGTCCCCCACAGGCCTGGAGCCCAGCCACAGCCTGCTGAGCACTGAAGCCAAGCTG GTCTCAGCCACTGGGGGCCCCCTGCCCCCTGTCAGCACGCTGACAGCGCTGCACAGCTTGGAGCAGACGTCGCAGGGCCTCAACCAGCAGCCCCAGAACCTCATCATGGCCTCGCTCCCTGGGGTCATGACCATTGGGTCCGGGGAGCCTGCCTCCCTGGGCTCCACGTTCACCAACACAGGCGCCTCCACCCTGGTCATTG gcctggcctccaCTCAGGCACAGAGTGTGCCGGTCATCAACAGCATGGGCAGCAGCCTGACCACCCTGCAGCCGGTCCAGTTCTCGCAGCCGCTGCACCCTTCCTACCAGCAGCCTCTCATGTCACCCGTGCAGAGCCACGTGGCCCAGAGTCCCTTCATGGCCACCATGGCCCAACTGCAGGGTCCTCACG CTCTCTACAGCCACAAGCCCGAGGTGGCCCAGTACACCCACACAGGCCTGCTTCCGCAGACCATGCTCATCACCGACACCACCAACCTCAGTGCCCTCGCCAGCCTCACGCCCACCAAGCAG GTCTTCGCCTCGGACACTGATGCCTCCAGTGAGTCTGGGCTTCACGCGCCAGCCTCTCCAGCCACCAccatccacatccccagccaggacCCTGCCAGCATCCAGCACCTGCAGCCTGCCCACAGGCTCAGTGCCAGCCCCACAG
- the Hnf1a gene encoding hepatocyte nuclear factor 1-alpha isoform X1 translates to MVAKLSQLQTELLAALLESGLSKEALIQALGEPGPYLLPGEGPLDKGEACGAGRGELAELPNGLGETRGSEDDTDDDGDDFTPPILKELENLSPEEAAHQKAVVETLLQEDPWRVAKMVKSYLQQHNIPQREVVDTTGLNQSHLSQHLNKGTPMKTQKRAALYTWYVRKQREVAQQFTHAGQGGLIEEPTGDELPTKKGRRNRFKWGPASQQILFQAYERQKNPSKEERETLVEECNRAECIQRGVSPSQAQGLGSNLVTEVRVYNWFANRRKEEAFRHKLAMDTYSGPPSGPGPGPALPAHSSPGLPPPALSPSKVHGVRYGQPATSEAAEVPSSSGGPLVTVSTPLHQVSPTGLEPSHSLLSTEAKLVSATGGPLPPVSTLTALHSLEQTSQGLNQQPQNLIMASLPGVMTIGSGEPASLGSTFTNTGASTLVIGLASTQAQSVPVINSMGSSLTTLQPVQFSQPLHPSYQQPLMSPVQSHVAQSPFMATMAQLQGPHALYSHKPEVAQYTHTGLLPQTMLITDTTNLSALASLTPTKQGTTLGPQVFASDTDASSESGLHAPASPATTIHIPSQDPASIQHLQPAHRLSASPTVSASSLVLYQSSDSTNGHGHLLPSNHGVIETFISTQMASSSQ, encoded by the exons ATGGTGGCCAAGCTGAGCCAGCTGCAGACCGAGCTCCTGGCCGCGCTGCTCGAGTCGGGCCTGAGCAAGGAGGCGCTGATCCAGGCTCTGGGGGAGCCGGGGCCCTACCTGCTGCCTGGAGAGGGTCCCCTGGACAAGGGGGAGGCCTGCGGCGCCGGTCGAGGGGAGCTGGCTGAGCTGCCCAACGGGCTGGGGGAGACGCGGGGCTCCGAGGACGACACGGATGACGACGGGGACGACTTCACGCCGCCCATCCTCAAAGAGCTGGAGAACCTGAGCCCCGAGGAGGCGGCCCACCAGAAGGCCGTGGTGGAGACCCTTCTGCA GGAGGACCCATGGCGCGTGGCGAAGATGGTCAAGTCCTACCTGCAGCAGCACAATATCCCGCAGCGGGAGGTGGTGGACACCACGGGCCTCAACCAGTCCCACCTGTCGCAGCACCTCAACAAGGGCACCCCCATGAAGACGCAGAAGCGCGCGGCCCTGTACACCTGGTACGTCCGCAAGCAGCGAGAGGTGGCGCAGC AGTTCACCCATGCAGGGCAGGGTGGGCTGATTGAGGAGCCCACAGGTGACGAGCTGCCAACCAAGAAGGGGCGGAGGAACCGTTTCAAGTGGGGCCCAGCATCCCAGCAGATCCTGTTCCAGGCCTATGAGAGGCAAAAGAACCCCAGCAAGGAGGAgcgagagaccttggtggaggagTGCAACAG GGCGGAGTGCATCCAGAGGGGAGTGTCACCGTCGCAGGCACAGGGGCTGGGTTCCAACCTTGTCACGGAGGTGCGTGTCTACAATTGGTTTGCCAACCGGCGCAAAGAAGAAGCCTTTCGGCACAAGCTGGCCATGGACACGTACAGTGGGCCCCCATCGGGGCCAGGCCCAGGACCCGCGCTGCCTGCCCACAGCTCCCCTGGCCTGCCCCCACCCGCCCTCTCCCCCAGTAAGGTCCACG GCGTGCGCTATGGACAGCCTGCAACCAGTGAGGCAGCCGAGGTGCCCTCGAGCAGCGGTGGTCCCCTAGTGACAGTGTCCACCCCTTTGCACCAAGTGTCCCCCACAGGCCTGGAGCCCAGCCACAGCCTGCTGAGCACTGAAGCCAAGCTG GTCTCAGCCACTGGGGGCCCCCTGCCCCCTGTCAGCACGCTGACAGCGCTGCACAGCTTGGAGCAGACGTCGCAGGGCCTCAACCAGCAGCCCCAGAACCTCATCATGGCCTCGCTCCCTGGGGTCATGACCATTGGGTCCGGGGAGCCTGCCTCCCTGGGCTCCACGTTCACCAACACAGGCGCCTCCACCCTGGTCATTG gcctggcctccaCTCAGGCACAGAGTGTGCCGGTCATCAACAGCATGGGCAGCAGCCTGACCACCCTGCAGCCGGTCCAGTTCTCGCAGCCGCTGCACCCTTCCTACCAGCAGCCTCTCATGTCACCCGTGCAGAGCCACGTGGCCCAGAGTCCCTTCATGGCCACCATGGCCCAACTGCAGGGTCCTCACG CTCTCTACAGCCACAAGCCCGAGGTGGCCCAGTACACCCACACAGGCCTGCTTCCGCAGACCATGCTCATCACCGACACCACCAACCTCAGTGCCCTCGCCAGCCTCACGCCCACCAAGCAG GGGACTACTCTGGGTCCCCAGGTCTTCGCCTCGGACACTGATGCCTCCAGTGAGTCTGGGCTTCACGCGCCAGCCTCTCCAGCCACCAccatccacatccccagccaggacCCTGCCAGCATCCAGCACCTGCAGCCTGCCCACAGGCTCAGTGCCAGCCCCACAG
- the Hnf1a gene encoding hepatocyte nuclear factor 1-alpha isoform X3: protein MVAKLSQLQTELLAALLESGLSKEALIQALGEPGPYLLPGEGPLDKGEACGAGRGELAELPNGLGETRGSEDDTDDDGDDFTPPILKELENLSPEEAAHQKAVVETLLQEDPWRVAKMVKSYLQQHNIPQREVVDTTGLNQSHLSQHLNKGTPMKTQKRAALYTWYVRKQREVAQQFTHAGQGGLIEEPTGDELPTKKGRRNRFKWGPASQQILFQAYERQKNPSKEERETLVEECNRAECIQRGVSPSQAQGLGSNLVTEVRVYNWFANRRKEEAFRHKLAMDTYSGPPSGPGPGPALPAHSSPGLPPPALSPSKVHGVRYGQPATSEAAEVPSSSGGPLVTVSTPLHQVSPTGLEPSHSLLSTEAKLVSATGGPLPPVSTLTALHSLEQTSQGLNQQPQNLIMASLPGVMTIGSGEPASLGSTFTNTGASTLVIALYSHKPEVAQYTHTGLLPQTMLITDTTNLSALASLTPTKQVFASDTDASSESGLHAPASPATTIHIPSQDPASIQHLQPAHRLSASPTVSASSLVLYQSSDSTNGHGHLLPSNHGVIETFISTQMASSSQ from the exons ATGGTGGCCAAGCTGAGCCAGCTGCAGACCGAGCTCCTGGCCGCGCTGCTCGAGTCGGGCCTGAGCAAGGAGGCGCTGATCCAGGCTCTGGGGGAGCCGGGGCCCTACCTGCTGCCTGGAGAGGGTCCCCTGGACAAGGGGGAGGCCTGCGGCGCCGGTCGAGGGGAGCTGGCTGAGCTGCCCAACGGGCTGGGGGAGACGCGGGGCTCCGAGGACGACACGGATGACGACGGGGACGACTTCACGCCGCCCATCCTCAAAGAGCTGGAGAACCTGAGCCCCGAGGAGGCGGCCCACCAGAAGGCCGTGGTGGAGACCCTTCTGCA GGAGGACCCATGGCGCGTGGCGAAGATGGTCAAGTCCTACCTGCAGCAGCACAATATCCCGCAGCGGGAGGTGGTGGACACCACGGGCCTCAACCAGTCCCACCTGTCGCAGCACCTCAACAAGGGCACCCCCATGAAGACGCAGAAGCGCGCGGCCCTGTACACCTGGTACGTCCGCAAGCAGCGAGAGGTGGCGCAGC AGTTCACCCATGCAGGGCAGGGTGGGCTGATTGAGGAGCCCACAGGTGACGAGCTGCCAACCAAGAAGGGGCGGAGGAACCGTTTCAAGTGGGGCCCAGCATCCCAGCAGATCCTGTTCCAGGCCTATGAGAGGCAAAAGAACCCCAGCAAGGAGGAgcgagagaccttggtggaggagTGCAACAG GGCGGAGTGCATCCAGAGGGGAGTGTCACCGTCGCAGGCACAGGGGCTGGGTTCCAACCTTGTCACGGAGGTGCGTGTCTACAATTGGTTTGCCAACCGGCGCAAAGAAGAAGCCTTTCGGCACAAGCTGGCCATGGACACGTACAGTGGGCCCCCATCGGGGCCAGGCCCAGGACCCGCGCTGCCTGCCCACAGCTCCCCTGGCCTGCCCCCACCCGCCCTCTCCCCCAGTAAGGTCCACG GCGTGCGCTATGGACAGCCTGCAACCAGTGAGGCAGCCGAGGTGCCCTCGAGCAGCGGTGGTCCCCTAGTGACAGTGTCCACCCCTTTGCACCAAGTGTCCCCCACAGGCCTGGAGCCCAGCCACAGCCTGCTGAGCACTGAAGCCAAGCTG GTCTCAGCCACTGGGGGCCCCCTGCCCCCTGTCAGCACGCTGACAGCGCTGCACAGCTTGGAGCAGACGTCGCAGGGCCTCAACCAGCAGCCCCAGAACCTCATCATGGCCTCGCTCCCTGGGGTCATGACCATTGGGTCCGGGGAGCCTGCCTCCCTGGGCTCCACGTTCACCAACACAGGCGCCTCCACCCTGGTCATTG CTCTCTACAGCCACAAGCCCGAGGTGGCCCAGTACACCCACACAGGCCTGCTTCCGCAGACCATGCTCATCACCGACACCACCAACCTCAGTGCCCTCGCCAGCCTCACGCCCACCAAGCAG GTCTTCGCCTCGGACACTGATGCCTCCAGTGAGTCTGGGCTTCACGCGCCAGCCTCTCCAGCCACCAccatccacatccccagccaggacCCTGCCAGCATCCAGCACCTGCAGCCTGCCCACAGGCTCAGTGCCAGCCCCACAG